In the Drosophila takahashii strain IR98-3 E-12201 chromosome 3R, DtakHiC1v2, whole genome shotgun sequence genome, one interval contains:
- the eater gene encoding fibrillin-2 — MWIFKIVIFYLLCGLVVAQICNVVRNRNGKQVTVKDCCTGYKRAPGKQLKCTPICRGNCRSGTCTQPNVCTCRKGYVNLNKERSNFCVPFCKGCEKGVCQSPGHCLCTTGHKLDSKTGNCVPQCSSGCRNGSCISPNKCRCNQGYTLNATTQECLPTCNDNCKVNNGFCAAPNRCQCNPGYIPKPNSKSFACQPVCKNECKNGVCRAPDVCECNRFYRKDADKNCAPICEQECVHGDCTAPDVCECWKDYTKIGENVCVANCKACQNGVCVAPNVCTCNAGYSKVDGVCSPVCEDSCENGSCVAPGECSCHEGYVKLGNKCVPDCKGGCLNGFCASPGKCSCNEGYSKETNSSCAPVCSKECENGFCSSPEKCSCNEGYIMDSENRCVPVCTGECKNGFCASPEKCSCNEGYSKETENSCAPFCTKECENGFCSSPEKCSCNEGYIMDSENRCVPVCTGECKNGFCASPGKCSCNEGYSKETENSCSPVCSKECENGFCSSPEKCSCNEGYIMDSENRCVPVCTGECKNGFCASPGKCSCNEGYSKETENSCSPVCSKECENGFCSSPEKCSCNEGYIMDSENRCVPVCTGECKNGFCASPGKCSCNKGYSKETENSCAPVCSKECENGFCSSPEKCSCNEGYIMDSENRCVPVCTGECKNGFCASPGKCSCNEGYSKETENSCAPVCSKECENGFCSSPEKCSCNEGYIMDSENRCVPVCTGECKNGFCASPEKCSCNEGYSKETENSCAPVCSKECENGFCSSPEKCSCNEGYIMDSKNRCVPVCTGECKNGFCAAPEKCSCNEGYSKETENSCAPVCSKECENGFCSSPEKCSCNEGYIMDSKNRCVPVCAGECKNGFCAAPEKCSCNEGYSKETDKSCAPVCSKECENGICAAPEKCSCNDGYEMNSENRCDPVCIDECANGFCISPGVCKCNEGFILSEISNTCLPEQELLLDEDCYQTCRNGTCREGVCSCEDKYKLHRDKDDNISLFCIPICDPECINGHCEAPGTCACFDDASPEDGYRCQSVNSFEEWGSSSPKGDKVKHFKWVFITIALVALILAVTIAMLMMYIFKKRSYYVGKNEQQLGVYFLPQRADIIRA, encoded by the exons ATGtggatatttaaaatagtaattttttatttgctctgCGGACTCGTAGTGGCCCAGATCTGTAATGTCGTCCGTAATAGAAATGGCAAG CAAGTAACAGTGAAGGATTGCTGCACTGGCTACAAAAGAGCACCGGGCAAACAACTGAAGTGCACTCCAATATGCAGGGGAAACTGCAGAAGTGGAACATGCACGCAACCAAATGTGTGTACCTGCCGGAAAGGATATGTCAACCTCAACAAAGAACGATCTAACTT TTGTGTACCTTTCTGCAAAGGATGCGAAAAAGGAGTCTGCCAATCGCCTGGACATTGTCTTTGCACAACCGGACACAAACTAGACAGTAAGACCGGCAACTGTGTGCCTCAATGTTCCAGTGGCTGTCGCAATGGCAGCTGCATTTCGCCCAACAAGTGCAGGTGCAACCAGGGATACACGCTGAATGCAACCACCCAGGAGTGCCTGCCCACCTGTAATGATAACTGCAAAGTAAACAATGGCTTCTGCGCGGCTCCCAATCGTTGCCAGTGCAACCCGGGCTACATTCCCAAGCCGAACTCAAAGTCGTTCGCGTGTCaaccagtctgcaaaaatgaATGCAAAAACGGAGTTTGCCGAGCTCCCGACGTCTGTGAGTGCAATAGGTTCTATCGCAAGGACGCCGATAAGAACTGTGCTCCCATCTGCGAGCAAGAATGTGTGCACGGAGATTGCACGGCACCGGATGTCTGTGAATGTTGGAAGGACTATACGAAAATCGGGGAGAATGTCTGCGTGGCCAATTGTAAGGCTTGCCAAAACGGAGTCTGCGTGGCGCCCAATGTGTGCACCTGCAACGCAGGATACAGCAAAGTTGACGGTGTCTGCAGTCCAGTTTGCGAGGATAGTTGTGAGAACGGATCCTGTGTGGCACCCGGCGAGTGTTCCTGCCACGAGGGATACGTTAAGTTAGGGAACAAGTGTGTCCCAGATTGCAAGGGTGGATGTTTAAACGGATTTTGTGCTTCCCCGGGAAAGTGTTCCTGCAATGAAGGATACAGCAAGGAAACAAATAGCAGTTGTGCACCAGTTTGCTCAAAGGAATGTGAGAACGGATTTTGTTCTTCACCTGAAAAGTGTTCCTGCAATGAAGGATACATAATGGATAGTGAGAACAGATGTGTTCCAGTTTGTACAGGTGAATGTAAGAACGGATTTTGTGCTTCGCCGGAAAAGTGTTCCTGCAATGAAGGATACAGCAAGGAAACGGAGAACAGTTGTGCACCATTTTGCACAAAGGAATGTGAGAACGGATTTTGTTCTTCACCTGAAAAGTGTTCCTGCAATGAAGGATACATAATGGATAGTGAGAACAGATGTGTTCCAGTTTGTACAGGTGAATGTAAGAACGGATTTTGTGCTTCGCCGGGAAAGTGTTCCTGCAATGAAGGATACAGCAAGGAAACGGAGAACAGTTGTTCGCCAGTTTGCTCGAAGGAATGTGAGAACGGATTTTGTTCTTCACCTGAAAAGTGTTCCTGCAATGAAGGATACATAATGGATAGTGAGAATAGATGTGTTCCAGTTTGTACAGGTGAATGTAAAAACGGATTTTGTGCTTCGCCGGGAAAGTGTTCCTGCAATGAAGGATACAGCAAGGAAACGGAGAACAGTTGTTCGCCAGTTTGCTCGAAGGAATGTGAGAACGGATTTTGTTCTTCACCTGAAAAGTGTTCCTGCAATGAAGGATACATAATGGATAGTGAGAACAGATGTGTTCCAGTTTGTACAGGTGAATGTAAGAACGGATTTTGTGCTTCGCCGGGAAAGTGTTCCTGCAATAAAGGATACAGCAAGGAAACGGAGAACAGTTGTGCACCAGTTTGCTCAAAGGAATGTGAGAACGGATTTTGTTCTTCACCTGAAAAGTGTTCCTGCAATGAAGGATACATAATGGATAGTGAGAACAGATGTGTTCCAGTTTGTACAGGTGAATGTAAGAACGGATTTTGTGCTTCGCCAGGAAAGTGTTCCTGCAATGAAGGATACAGCAAGGAAACGGAGAACAGTTGTGCACCAGTTTGCTCGAAGGAATGTGAGAACGGATTTTGTTCTTCACCTGAAAAGTGTTCCTGCAATGAAGGATACATAATGGACAGTGAGAACAGATGTGTTCCAGTTTGTACAGGTGAATGTAAGAACGGATTTTGTGCTTCGCCGGAAAAGTGTTCCTGCAATGAAGGATACAGCAAGGAAACGGAGAACAGTTGTGCACCAGTTTGCTCGAAGGAATGTGAGAACGGATTTTGTTCTTCACCTGAAAAGTGTTCCTGCAATGAAGGATACATAATGGACAGTAAGAACAGATGTGTTCCAGTTTGTACAGGTGAATGTAAGAACGGATTTTGTGCTGCGCCGGAAAAGTGTTCCTGCAATGAAGGATACAGCAAGGAAACGGAGAACAGTTGTGCACCAGTTTGCTCGAAGGAATGTGAGAACGGATTTTGTTCTTCACCTGAAAAGTGTTCCTGCAATGAAGGATACATAATGGACAGTAAGAACAGATGTGTTCCAGTTTGTGCAGGTGAATGTAAGAACGGATTTTGTGCTGCGCCGGAAAAGTGTTCCTGCAATGAAGGATACAGCAAGGAAACAGATAAGAGTTGTGCACCAGTTTGCTCGAAGGAATGTGAGAACGGAATCTGTGCTGCGCCTGAAAAGTGTTCCTGCAATGATGGATACGAAATGAATAGTGAGAACAGGTGTGACCCAGTTTGCATAGATGAATGTGCGAATGGATTTTGCATTTCTCCAGGAGTTTGCAAGTGCAACGAGGGCTTTATCCTTTCTGAAATATCAAACACTTGTCTGCCTGAACAGGAATTGCTTTTAGACGAAGATTGCTATCAGACCTGCCGGAATGGAACCTGTCGTGAAGGAGTTTGCTCGTGTGAGGATAAATACAAGCTACACCGCGATAAGGACGACAATATAAGTCTTTTCTGCATCCCCATTTGCGACCCCGAGTGTATTAACGGACACTGTGAAGCACCAGGGACATGTGCCTGTTTCGATGACGCGAGTCCAGAAGATGGCTATCGTTGTCAGTCTGTGAATTCTTTTGAGGAATGGGGTTCATCCAGCCCCAAAGGTGACAAAGTTAAGCACTTTAAGTGGGTATTTATTACCATTGCTTTGGTAGCTCTCATTTTGGCCGTGACGATTGCCATGCTTATGATGTATATCTTCAAGAAACGATCCTATTACGTGGGCAAGAATG AACAACAACTTGGCGTCTACTTCTTGCCCCAAAGAGCGGATATAATTCGAGCGTGA
- the LOC108062927 gene encoding protein takeout produces MLIKVAKFLSLFSVFLAAAKAKYLSEKPDFLHPCTVSDAGFNGCLTSNFQTFFRQWKDGIPGNNAVGSFDPLYIKRVKFAQDANRAIAINADLKEVYVAGAGQAVVKEASWDPNHYVAKALISVPKLRFNFEYKVKGHVVALNLNGHGNGYFEAENALIYLEMAVKPVTTADGVFADVQNVKVNFREIKQFRIKLENLFGGNKDLEDTANTLFNENWRDFYDVLRPAVEQTVSGVLLDRFKKTFAYVPATYLIKDFH; encoded by the exons ATGCTCATAAAAGTAGCCAAGTTCCTGAGCCTTTTTTCGGTGTTTCTGGCAGCAGCCAAAGCTAAATATTTGTCTGAGAAAC CCGACTTCCTGCATCCTTGCACTGTAAGCGATGCCGGCTTCAATGGCTGTCTAACCAGCAATTTCCAAACTTTCTTCCGTCAGTGGAAGGATGGGATTCCTGGCAACAATGCCGTGGGATCCTTCGATCCCCTCTACATAAAGAGAGTTAAATTTGCGCAGGATGCCAACAGGGCTATTGCCATTAATGCCGATCTGAAGGAGGTCTATGTGGCAGGTGCTGGACAAGCGGTGGTTAAGGAAGCCAG CTGGGACCCCAATCACTATGTGGCCAAGGCTTTGATAAGCGTTCCCAAGTTGCGTTTTAATTTCGAGTACAAAGTCAAAGGACATGTGGTGGCCCTTAATCTTAATGGTCATGGCAACGGCTATTTTGAAGCGG AAAATGCTCTGATATATCTGGAAATGGCCGTCAAACCGGTGACCACCGCGGATGGCGTTTTCGCTGATGTGCAAAATGTTAAGGTCAATTTCCGCGAGATAAAGCAATTCCGCATCAAGCTAGAGAATCTCTTCGGCGGTAACAAGGATCTGGAGGACACCGCCAACACTCTTTTCAACGAGAACTGGCGCGATTTCTACGATGTCCTGCGTCCCGCCGTGGAGCAAACTGTGAGTGGAGTACTCCTGGATCGATTCAAGAAGACGTTTGCCTATGTGCCAGCCACCTACTTGATTAAAGACTTCCATTAA
- the Cpr97Eb gene encoding uncharacterized protein Cpr97Eb, translating into MKMILSVALLLLAAHCAYAQHQDYTTPVPILKQIDKHNDDGSYTYGYEAADKSFKIETKYANGEVYGKYGYVDDQGKVREIEYGASKRGFEPAGSHINVPPPTLTNSNPYPLGPNELDDGQYREDPAVYYKDQKFNRPLSPASKFSLSDFGRGQQQQQAYAPLPQQPAPQRPYYSPAPQYYSPPAPQPRYYQPPQPQNNYYNPQQQQPYRGLPEQHHPSLRNLNLYTGSYSIDYTGRK; encoded by the exons atgaaaatg ATATTGAGCGTGGCTCTTCTGCTGCTGGCGGCCCACTGTGCGTATGCGCAACATCAGGACTACACCACTCCGGTGCCGATTCTCAAGCAGATCGACAAGCACAACGACGATGGATCCTACACCTATGGCTACGAGGCGGCGGACAAGAGCTTCAAGATCGAGACCAAGTATGCCAATGGAGAGGTCTATGGAAAGTACGGCTATGTGGATGATCAGGGCAAGGTGAGGGAGATTGAGTATGGAGCCAGTAAGCGCGGATTTGAACCCGCTGGCAGCCACATCAATGTGCCACCTCCCACGCTGACCAATAGTAATCCCTATCCGCTGGGACCCAATGAACTGGACGATGGTCAGTATCGCGAGGATCCAGCGGTTTACTACAAGGATCAGAAGTTCAATCGCCCATTGTCGCCGGCCAGTAAGTTCAGTTTGAGCGATTTCGGAcgtggccagcagcagcagcaggcgtaTGCCCCACTCCCTCAGCAACCTGCACCCCAAAGGCCCTACTATAGTCCCGCACCCCAGTACTACAGCCCCCCGGCACCGCAGCCCCGTTACTATCAGCCTCCTCAGCCGCAGAACAACTACTACAatccccagcagcaacaaccttATCGGGGATTGCCCGAGCAACATCATCCCTCTCTGAGGAACCTGAACCTCTACACGGGATCCTATAGCATCGATTATACGGGCCGGAAGTAG
- the Cpr97Ea gene encoding uncharacterized protein Cpr97Ea has protein sequence MKAMQRVLIVGCLIVGVSMVRSQDYQDYQENTPRTAPIRLRANAAPARAEAPRADPVAILKQINKHNEDGSYTYGYEGADGSFKIETKLATGEVKGKYGYVDETGKVRVVEYGANKYGFQPSGEGITVAPPTLVDETAKEEPDYADEPVPQRPQKPYRIQRPQPRPQPRPQPQPQPQPQYVQYEEEEEPQRRVQYAPPPQPQPQHQPLPQPQQHHQQASVGPAPPRLQIPGAQRTTDVLYSPLQRPARPEPDYSQSQSFGEGPSNVRISRPVYALPPASPAPSSARAQGFLAPASGGRPLLEPVGFGQSHAQQPLARPVQQQQPSYQPQPQPQSRSGGGGGSGLLDQLARDYALPQGNAQPLHDITFGYY, from the exons ATGAAAGCG ATGCAACGCGTGTTAATTGTCGGCTGCCTCATAGTGGGTGTGAGTATGGTGAGGTCACAGGACTATCAGGATTACCAGGAGAACACACCAAGGACTGCTCCCATTCGTCTGCGAGCAAATGCCGCTCCTGCCCGCGCCGAAGCTCCTCGGGCCGATCCAGTGGCCATCCTCAAGCAGATCAATAA GCACAATGAAGATGGCTCCTACACTTATGGCTATGAGGGTGCCGACGGCTCCTTCAAAATCGAGACCAAGTTGGCCACCGGCGAAGTGAAGGGCAAGTACGGCTATGTGGACGAAACCGGAAAGGTGAGAGTGGTGGAGTACGGAGCCAACAAGTACGGTTTCCAACCTTCCGGCGAGGGCATCACAGTGGCACCACCCACACTGGTCGATGAGACGGCCAAGGAGGAACCGGACTACGCAGATGAGCCAGTGCCGCAGCGTCCTCAGAAACCCTAT CGCATTCAGCGTccccagccacgcccacagccACGCCCGCAGCCCCAGCCGCAGCCACAGCCGCAATATGTGCAgtacgaggaggaggaggagccacaACGTCGGGTGCAGTATGCACCACCTCCCCAGCCGCAGCCACAGCATCAGCCGCtgccgcagccgcagcagcaccaccagcaggCTTCGGTGGGTCCGGCACCGCCAAGACTTCAGATTCCCGGCGCCCAGCGCACCACCGATGTGCTCTATTCACCACTGCAGCGTCCCGCTCGTCCTGAACCGGATTACTCGCAGTCCCAGAGCTTCGGCGAAGGACCCTCGAATGTGCGGATTTCCCGGCCCGTTTACGCCCTGCCCCCCGCCTCACCAGCTCCCAGCAGCGCCCGGGCTCAGGGATTCCTGGCTCCCGCCTCCGGAGGACGTCCGCTGCTGGAACCCGTGGGCTTCGGTCAGTCCCACGCCCAGCAGCCCCTCGCTCGTCCtgtccaacagcagcagccgagCTACCAGCCACAGCCGCAGCCACAGTCCCGcagcggtggtggtggcggctCCGGATTGCTGGATCAGTTGGCACGGGACTACGCCTTGCCCCAGGGAAATGCCCAGCCACTGCACGACATCACCTTCGGCTACTACTAA